From Alloacidobacterium dinghuense:
CGCCAACTCCTACCTTCACGAAAGGATCGCCCGGCTTGGCATCGCTGTAGCCCAAAGCTCCGTCCTGCGAGCGAAACTCTTCCACCGGCCCGGTGATGGAATCGTTGATAAGTGGATCGTATTTCGAAAACCACTCGCCCCAAAACGCATGCCCTTTGTATGAAGCACACCCGATCACTCCCGACCAGTCGAATCGTGTGGAGCGGTAGTAGCCGCGCTCGGGATCAGGCAGAAAGACAACCGCCTCTACATCTCCGTTCGAGAGTATTGCTTTCGGATGATCTGCATGCGGAATGTCGCTGCAAGCAGACGTCGACGCAGCATGAGCAGCCTGCGTCAACAGGAAGACCACAGCCAGCAGAATGAACGATTTGAATTTTGTCATGAACTCAGTCAAACGGGAACCAATTGCAGGAAGCAAACCGCATAGCCTGTGCATTGTTATGCCGCAGCCACCGGCTGCCCGCGCAGAATCGTCTCGATCACCTCGCCCTTCGGCGAAAGTACAATCAGATCGGCAGCGCGTCCAACTTCGAGCGCTCCCACCTGTGAATCAAGCCCGATCATCCGCGCCGGGTTCCGAGTGGCCAGTGTTGCTGCTGTACCAATGTCCGCGCCGGTAAACTCGGCAAAATTCCGCACAGCGCGATCCATCGTAAGCGTGCTGCCCGCCAGTGTGTCTTCGCCGATGATGCATTTTCCATCCTTCACGCGAACCTCGAGTTCACCCAGCCGGTAGTTGCCATCTGGCATGCCGGTTGCGCTCATTGCATCCGTCACCAGAATCGCTCGTTCACTGCCTTTCTCTTTCCAGAACATGCGGACGACCGTAGGGTGCACATGCAAGCCGTCGCTGATAATCTCGGCGAAAAGCTCGGGCCTGTCCAGAACGACGCCCAGCATACCCGGCTCGCGGTGATCGAAGCGGCGCATAGCGTTAAAGGTGTGCGTCGCAGAAGTCGCACCGGCGCGTATGCCTCGCAAGGTATCTTCCGTTCCCGCGTTGCTATGTCCGAGGCTGATGCGCACTCCGAGTTCTTTTCCACGCGCCATCACTTCGTCCGCACCGGGTAGTTCCGGTGCGATCGTCATCAGCCGGATATGCCCTTCCGCAGCTTCCCACATGCGGTTGAACAACGACAGCGTGGGCAACTGGAGATCACGCTCCGCGTGCGCGCCGCGTTTTGCATGCGAGATAAATGGGCCTTCAATATGAATTCCGAGAGGTCTTGCACCCTCGATCTCTGAGCCGATCAATTTAGCCAGCCCACGTAACGAACGCAGTGTCGTGTCGACAGGTGCGGAAATCGTTGTCGCCAGATACGACCCGACGCCATAACGCGCCAAAAAGCGTCCAATCGTCGTGAGCGATTCGCGTGAGCCGTCCATCACATCCGCGCCACCGCTGCCGTGAAAATGAACGTCAAGATAGGCGGGAACAAGCGTGGTGCCTGGATAATCCCGGACTTCGCCGGCGGCCACAGCCCCGTCCGCGCGAGAAGTGATGCTGGAGATCGCTCCATCCTCGATCACCACAACCGGACGGGAAAACGTTTTGTCTGGGGTCAGCAGCTTCTCTGCTGTAATCACTCTGCGCATACACTTCTCATTCTCGAACGACAATACACCTGTATAGCTGTATAGTCCACGATCATTTCTACACTGTAAACAGCATGAGCAAACCACGAATCGGCTTTCATCTTTCTACTGCTGGAGGGGTTTTCAACGCGGCTGAGCGCGCCAACCAGATTGGAGCCAACACCTTTCAAATCTTCTCATCCAGCCCGCGTATGTGGCGACCCGCCCGCCTTGAACAGGTCCATTGCGAGCGGATGCGCGAGCTCCGGAAGAACTACGACTGCTGGCCGCTCGTTATCCATACCAGCTATCTGGTAAATCTTTGCAGTCAGTCAGAAGTCGTCCGAGCCAAGTCCATCTCCGCTTTCCACGGCGAGATCGAGCGTGCCCTGGCTCTCGGAGCCGAGTATCTGGTCCTCCATCCGGGCTCGTGGCGCGGCCTCACTCGCGAAGAGGGCCTGCGGCTGGCAGCGGAATCCATTGCAAAATCGCTCGACGGACTCAACCCGCAGATCAACGATTTCCAAATCCTGATCGAAAACACCGCCGGCGCGGAATTTTCTCTCGGAAGCAGCTTCGAGCAGGTAGCCGAACTCATTCACCGCCTCCGCAACGTCGCTCCCGTCGGCGCCTGCCTTGACACCTGCCATACCCACGTTTCCGGATACGACATCGTCACCGAAAAGGGCTACGAAGAAACTGCGCGCCAGATCGAAGCGACTATCGGTGCGAAAGCTGTCCGCGTGTGGCACACCAACGACGCCAAAGCAGCACGCGGCTCAAAGCTGGACCGACACGAACAAATCGGCCGAGGAACGATCGGCGTCGAAGCCTTCCGCCGCCTGCTCAACGATAAGCGATTCGCGCATTGCGCCTTCATCGCAGAGGTTCCCGTCGAGCAGCCCAACGACGACCAGAAAAACGTTGCCCTGCTCAAGTCTCTCGTTCATCCAACAGAGAAAGCGGGCAAACCAACAGCAAATAGGGCGAATCGTAAACAATCGGTAAAATAAGAGGAGTATGTCTTCAGTCAAGCCCACAGAAACCGCTGCAATGGCAGCGACAGGCGGAGCTTCTCCCGAAGTCCGCTACACCCCTGCTGAAATTGAACCGCGCTGGCAAGAGCGCTGGGCCGAGCAACCTGATCTCTACGCCGCCGAACCGGCATCCAGCGGCAAGCCCAAATACTATGTGCTTGAGATGCTGCCCTATCCTTCGGGCCAGCTCCACATGGGCCACGTTCGCAACTATGCCATTGGTGATGCTTTGGCCCGATACATGTGGATGCAAGGCTACAACGTGCTCCACCCGATGGGCTGGGATGCCTTCGGTCTGCCTGCGGAAAACGCGGCCATCAAAAACAACACACCGCCACGCGCCTGGACTACATCCAACATCGCCGCCATGAAGCGGCAGATGAACCGTATTGGCCTCAGCTACGATTGGGCTAACGAAGTCACCACCTGCCTGCCCGACTATTACCGCTGGAATCAGTGGTTCTTTATACGCATGTTCGAACGGGGCCTGGCGTATCGCAAGAAAAGCAAAGTGAACTGGTGTCCGAAGTGCTGCACGGTCCTCGCCAACGAGCAGGTCATCAACGGACGCTGCTGGCGGCACGAAGACACCATCGTCGAACAGCGCGATCTGGAGCAGTGGTTCCTGCGCATTACCGACTACGCCCAGGAATTGCTCGAGGACCTGGACAAGCTCGAAGGCTGGCCGGAAAAAGTGCGCACCATGCAGCGCAACTGGATCGGCCGCAGCGAGGGCGCGGAAGTCGACTTCGAAGTAGAAGACGCGACCCACACGCCGGTTGACGAGCTTCAGCAGGTGCGCCACAAGGGCACAGCCGTTTTGTCCGCAGTTGAAAATCTCAAAACAACCGGCGCCAGGATCACCGTCTTCACTACGCGCATCGACACGATCTATGGGGCGACCAGCATCATCCTTGCTCCGGAGCATGCGCTGGTAAAGGAGTTTGCCACCGCAAACGCCGAGCTTGCTGAGCAGGTAAACGCGCTCTTGGAGCAGCAAAAGAGGGCACGCGAGGCCGGTGATATCGGCGAGATTGAAAAGCACGGCGTCTTTACCGGTCACTATGCCGTCAATCCGTTCAACAATGAGCGACTGCCGATTTGGGTCGCCAATTACATCCTCGGCGAATACGGCACGGGCGCGATCATGTCGGTCCCTGCACACGACGAGCGCGACTACGAATTCGCCCAAAAGTACGGCATCGAGATGCGCATCGTCATTCTGCCGCGGCGCACGGAGGATGCCGACGGCAAGGGCGAAACGGAATCGACGCTGCCCTACACCGATGAAGACAGCCTGCTGATCAATTCCTGCGATTTCAGCTCGATGGGCAACAAAGAAGCGCAGCAGAAGATGATCGCCTTCGTCGAAGAAAACAAATTCGGAAAGGCAACCATCAGTTTTCGTCTGAGGGACTGGGGCGTAAGCCGACAGCGCTACTGGGGCACGCCCATTCCCATGCTCTACTGCGAGAAGGATGGGATTGTCGCCGTTCCTGACGATCAGTTGCCGGTGCTCCTGCCCGACAACGTCGAGATCACGCAGGAAGGTGGGTCGCCGCTCGCCAAGCTGCCGGAATTCGTGAACACTACCTGCCCGAAGTGTGGAGGGCCCGCGCGCCGCGAAACGGACACCATGGACACCTTCGTCGATTCGTCCTGGTACTTCTACCGCTATACAAGCGCGAAGGATGACAAAGCACCATTCGACTCAGCCGCGATCGACTACTGGTTCCCCATCGACCAGTACATCGGCGGCGTCGAGCATGCAATTCTGCACCTGATCTATTCGCGTTTCTGGACCAAAGTGATGCGCGATCTTAGGCTCGTCAAAAACGACGAACCAGCCGACCGCCTCTTCACCCAGGGCATGGTGATCAAGAACGGCGCAAAGATGTCGAAGTCGAAGGGCAATGTGGTTTCGCCCGATGACATGATCGCCCGCTACGGGGCAGACGCCACTCGCATGTACTCGCTCTTTGCCGCGCCACCAGACCGTGACCTCGACTGGCAGGAGGACGGTGTTGCAGGCGTGAGCCGATTCCTGGGCCGTGTCTACCGCTTTGTGATGAAGGCAGCTCCGGGAATGCGCCAGCCGACCACGGCGAGTGGAACCCAACTGGACGCAGCAATCGCACCGAATCTCGAACGCAAGCTGCATCAGACAATTCACAAAATTACGCAGGATTTTGCAGGACGTTGGCACTTCAATACCTCCATCGCCGCAATCATGGAGTTGTTGAATCTACTCAACGAACACGAAGATGCAATCGTTGCCGCTGTCGAATCCGACGGCCGAGCACGTGAGATCATCACGAATCTCGTGCTCTTGCTCGCGCCGTTTGCCCCTTACCTCGCTGCGGAATTGTGGGGAGAGATTGGCGGGACCACCGCAGTCAATAAAGAGCCCTGGCCGAAAGCAGACCCGGGCAAAATGGCCGAATCGACAATCGAAATTCCTGTGCAGGTGAACGGAAAACTGCGAGCCGTAGTTAGCGTACCCGCAGACGCCGACCAGGACGCGACGCAGGCAGCGGTAATGGCCGATGCAAGAGTGCAGGCGGCCACTGCGGGCAAGCAGATCGTCAAGGTGATCGTCGTTCCCGGCAAGCTCACTAACATCGTAGTGAAGGGCTGATGTCGCCTCGGGAAACGGTTCGCGGGACGCAATCTCTGGTTCATACTCTGGCGGGCTGTTGGTCGCGTCCCTCACTCCTTGTTCTGGAAATCGCATGGCGCTGGCTCTTTGGCGCCCCTGCGCTTCTCCTTCTCTACTATGAAGGCGCGCGCATCCTGGCTGCAACAGCCAGCCAGATTGAAACCACAGGAATCGAACAGTTCTCGCTCCAGGACCCGATGCACGGCGCCGTCATGATCGCCGACGCTATTGCCGTGCTCAAGCCGCCCGTTCTGCACACGGCGAGTTGGCTCTTTCCGCTGCTTGCAGTGGGATGGGCCATCGTCTCCGGCATTGGCCGCAATCTCGTTCTGCGACGCTATGACTCAACATTTCAGATGAGGCCACTGCCACTCATCTTCCTGCAATTGCTGCGTGTTGCCGCACTTGGCGGCACTTTTGTCGGATGGTTCCTTGCAATTCACTGGGCTGCGAATTACGCGCTTCCGGACGCGGAGCCGAACCTCGTTCTCTACTGCGCTCTCGTCATCTGCCTTTCGTTGGGAATCTTCACGCTTTGGGCGCTCCTGAGCTGGATTTTCTCGATCGCGCCGCTGCTCGTAGTTCTCGAAAACTGCGGAGTCGCGACGAGTCTCCATCGCAGCCTGCATCTCGGCCCTCTCAAGGGCAAGCTGGTTGAAGTGAATCTCGTCATGGGCATCATCAAACTGGCGCTCATCGTGTTGGCCATGGTCTTCTCAGCCACGCCGCTTCCCTTTGAATCCGTTATGCAGGGAGCGCCGCTTTACATTTGGTGGGCCTTGGTATCGCTGATGTACCTTGCCGCCTCAGACTTTTTCCAGGTCGCCCGATTGGTGGCCTTCATACAGTTCTGGCGTTTGTTCAAAGGATCGCAGTCAAATTCATCCCCAACTTTCGCAGCGTCAAAGTAAACTGATAAGTGGATACCTCGTCGATCGTCATCCTTGATTTTGGCTCCCAGTACACACAACTCATAGCGCGCCGCATTCGCGAGCAGAATGTCTTTTCTGTGGTCCTGCCCTGCACGGCAAAGCTTGAGGAGATTCAAAGCTGCAAGCCAATCGGCATCGTTCTCTCCGGCGGACCCTGCTCGGTCTACGATGCTGATGCACCCAACGCCGATCCCGCGGTCTTAAATCTGGGTAAACCAATCCTCGGCATCTGCTACGGCCTGCAATTCATCACGCATCATCTCGGTGGCAAAGTCCGCTCTGCCGAGAAGCGGGAGTACGGCCACGCCGAAGTCTCTATCGTCGATCCGGCTATACCGCTCTTTGCCGGCCTGCCCGTCAATCTCCATGTCTGGATGTCCCACGGCGACGAGGCGCTCGATCTTCCACCCGGCTTTCATCTCACCGCAAGAACATCCAACGCCGTCGCAGGCATCGCAAACCCCGACCGTAATATCTGGGCCGTTCAGTTCCATCCCGAAGTACACCACACGCGCCACGGAACGGAACTCCTGCGCAACTTCCTCTTCAACGTGTGCAAAGCAAAGCCGGACTGGACGCCTGAACACTTTATCAAGTCCACCGTCGCCGCCATTCGAGAAAAAGTGGGCGATGGGCACGCTATCTGCGCGCTCTCCGGTGGCGTCGACTCCTCGGTCGCGGCAGTGCTCGTACATCGCGCTATCGGCGACCGACTCACCTGCGTCTTCGTTGACAATGGCGTGCTGCGCAAGAACGAATTCTTCAAAGTCCAGGAAAATCTTTGCGAGAAGCTCGGCCTGAACCTCGTCGCCGTCGATGCCAGCGGACGCTTTCTCTCGCGCCTCGCCGGCGTCACCGATCCGGAAACCAAACGCAAGATCATCGGCAACGAATTCATCAGCGTCTTCGACGATGAAGCGCATCGCATCGCGCAGCAGACCGGCGGAGTCGACTGGCTCGTGCAGGGTACGCTCTACCCCGACGTCATCGAGTCCTCATCCGTCAAAGGCCCATCGCAAACCATCAAGAGCCATCACAATGTCGGCGGCCTGCCCGAGACGATGAAGCTCAAACTCATCGAACCGCTGCGCGACCTCTTCAAGGATGAAGTCCGCCGCATTGGCCGCGATATGAAGATGCCGGAAGACATCCTGCAGCGCCAGCCGTTCCCCGGTCCGGGCCTTGCCGTCCGCATCCTCGGCGAGATCACTCCGGAGCGCGTAGCGTTACTGCAGGAAGCCGACGACATCGTCGTCACCGAAATCAAAGCCGCCGGACTCTACCAGCAGATCTGGCAGTCGTTTGCGGTTCTGCTTCCGGTCAAGAGTGTCGGCGTTATGGGCGACCAACGCACCTACGCCTACACCTGCGCCATCCGCGCAGTGCATTCTGAAGATGGCATGACCGCCGATTGGGTGCCCTTGCCCTATGACGTACTCAAGCGCATCTCCAGCCGCATCGTCAACGAGATTCGCGGCATCAACCGCGTCGTCTACGACATCACCTCAAAACCACCCGGCACCATCGAGTGGGAGTAGGCACTGCGCGTCGAGCGAAAGAACCTGACTGCAGAGGACACCGCACTCCACTCATTGCACTACATAGAGCGCCGAGGCATGCGGAGCGAGTGTGACTTTCAAAGCAGTGCTCGCGCCCAGGTCCTTCTTCTGCCACAAATCCCGCAGCGTATGATTAGCAACAGACAGGCCAAGCTCATTCCAGTCATAAGAAAGAGCCTGCTCTGTCTCGCCGATGTTGAAAGCGGCCACATACTGCTTTCCGTCAGCGCCTTTCGCCGTCCACACGACCGTGGAATCCGTCTGAATCACCGGCTTGTTCCCGCTCGAATGCTGATCGACCGCAATCACTTCCGGATTCGTCAGCAATAATTCCGTGAATGTATCCATCTGCGTGAGATTCGCACCGAGGATCAGCGGCGAGCGCGCAATCGACCACAATGTAATCAGCGTCTGCTGTTCGTCTGCGGTCAGGCGTGTATGTCGCGGATCGCCCCAGCCCGGCTTCGGCCCAATGTATCCCAGCGGAAGCATATCGGCATCCGGCCAGTGTCCCGGCTCGACGTGCGCAGACCACTGCGCCAACTTTGCGAATTGCCCAGTTAAAGACTGCGGAAATGCGCTCGCATCCGCATCCGGCTTCTTCCACACATCCCAGAAGTCATCGGAAATCCGCCACAGCTGCGCATATTTTCCGTACATCGTCTGCCTGCTCAATCGGAGTCGGTCCCGGAGAAAGACTCAACACAATTAGCCGTCCGCTCTTCTTGAGCGCGGCGCTCATCATATGAATTTCATCCGCGTCGTACGGCTGCGAGATGCAATCGACATTGATGAAGTCTAGCCCCCAGCTCGCGTAGAGCTTCGCCAGCGAATCGTAGTAGGCCTGCCCCGCTGCATTCGCCTTCAGGCCATAATTGTCCGGATTCCACCGGCACAGATCGGAAGTATTCGCGGCTTCCGCAGCATGAAGCGACGTCCCCGCAATCGGCAGATTCTTCTCCACTGCTTCTTTCGGAATACCCCGAATGATATGGATTCCAAATTTCAGCCCCAGCGAATGAACGTAGTCACCAAGAGGTTTTAGCCCTGCATCCCCTCCACTTGAGGGAAAACGATTGGGAGCGGGCAGATATCTGCCATTTTTATCGAGCGTATAGCCCTGGTCGGCCCCTTTTGTCCCGGCGTTCTCGGCGTGCTGAAGATACCAGCCCTCATCGATGACGACATACTGCCATCCATACCGCTTCAAATGCTTGTTGAACCACTCAATGTTTGCCTTGAACTGATCTTCAGTAATTGTCAGACCGTACGAATCCCAGCTGTTCCAGCCCATCGGCGGCACTGGCGCAAGTACTGCCCGACTCTGCGCTAGAAGAGAAGTTCCCGCAAGCATCGTGAGCGTGAATGCGCAGCCGTGAATAAAACGCTTCATTGGCAACCTCGGAGAACGTTTTCCTTCAAGCCGTCCCAGTGTACTGCAAGCCTCCGCGCGCTCATTTGGTCCGCAGCACTCCGACGCTGATCAACACTTGAACACTTTCCTGTATACTCCAATGTTTA
This genomic window contains:
- a CDS encoding alpha-galactosidase; this encodes MKRFIHGCAFTLTMLAGTSLLAQSRAVLAPVPPMGWNSWDSYGLTITEDQFKANIEWFNKHLKRYGWQYVVIDEGWYLQHAENAGTKGADQGYTLDKNGRYLPAPNRFPSSGGDAGLKPLGDYVHSLGLKFGIHIIRGIPKEAVEKNLPIAGTSLHAAEAANTSDLCRWNPDNYGLKANAAGQAYYDSLAKLYASWGLDFINVDCISQPYDADEIHMMSAALKKSGRLIVLSLSPGPTPIEQADDVRKICAAVADFR
- the leuS gene encoding leucine--tRNA ligase, giving the protein MSSVKPTETAAMAATGGASPEVRYTPAEIEPRWQERWAEQPDLYAAEPASSGKPKYYVLEMLPYPSGQLHMGHVRNYAIGDALARYMWMQGYNVLHPMGWDAFGLPAENAAIKNNTPPRAWTTSNIAAMKRQMNRIGLSYDWANEVTTCLPDYYRWNQWFFIRMFERGLAYRKKSKVNWCPKCCTVLANEQVINGRCWRHEDTIVEQRDLEQWFLRITDYAQELLEDLDKLEGWPEKVRTMQRNWIGRSEGAEVDFEVEDATHTPVDELQQVRHKGTAVLSAVENLKTTGARITVFTTRIDTIYGATSIILAPEHALVKEFATANAELAEQVNALLEQQKRAREAGDIGEIEKHGVFTGHYAVNPFNNERLPIWVANYILGEYGTGAIMSVPAHDERDYEFAQKYGIEMRIVILPRRTEDADGKGETESTLPYTDEDSLLINSCDFSSMGNKEAQQKMIAFVEENKFGKATISFRLRDWGVSRQRYWGTPIPMLYCEKDGIVAVPDDQLPVLLPDNVEITQEGGSPLAKLPEFVNTTCPKCGGPARRETDTMDTFVDSSWYFYRYTSAKDDKAPFDSAAIDYWFPIDQYIGGVEHAILHLIYSRFWTKVMRDLRLVKNDEPADRLFTQGMVIKNGAKMSKSKGNVVSPDDMIARYGADATRMYSLFAAPPDRDLDWQEDGVAGVSRFLGRVYRFVMKAAPGMRQPTTASGTQLDAAIAPNLERKLHQTIHKITQDFAGRWHFNTSIAAIMELLNLLNEHEDAIVAAVESDGRAREIITNLVLLLAPFAPYLAAELWGEIGGTTAVNKEPWPKADPGKMAESTIEIPVQVNGKLRAVVSVPADADQDATQAAVMADARVQAATAGKQIVKVIVVPGKLTNIVVKG
- a CDS encoding deoxyribonuclease IV, with translation MSKPRIGFHLSTAGGVFNAAERANQIGANTFQIFSSSPRMWRPARLEQVHCERMRELRKNYDCWPLVIHTSYLVNLCSQSEVVRAKSISAFHGEIERALALGAEYLVLHPGSWRGLTREEGLRLAAESIAKSLDGLNPQINDFQILIENTAGAEFSLGSSFEQVAELIHRLRNVAPVGACLDTCHTHVSGYDIVTEKGYEETARQIEATIGAKAVRVWHTNDAKAARGSKLDRHEQIGRGTIGVEAFRRLLNDKRFAHCAFIAEVPVEQPNDDQKNVALLKSLVHPTEKAGKPTANRANRKQSVK
- the guaA gene encoding glutamine-hydrolyzing GMP synthase; the protein is MDTSSIVILDFGSQYTQLIARRIREQNVFSVVLPCTAKLEEIQSCKPIGIVLSGGPCSVYDADAPNADPAVLNLGKPILGICYGLQFITHHLGGKVRSAEKREYGHAEVSIVDPAIPLFAGLPVNLHVWMSHGDEALDLPPGFHLTARTSNAVAGIANPDRNIWAVQFHPEVHHTRHGTELLRNFLFNVCKAKPDWTPEHFIKSTVAAIREKVGDGHAICALSGGVDSSVAAVLVHRAIGDRLTCVFVDNGVLRKNEFFKVQENLCEKLGLNLVAVDASGRFLSRLAGVTDPETKRKIIGNEFISVFDDEAHRIAQQTGGVDWLVQGTLYPDVIESSSVKGPSQTIKSHHNVGGLPETMKLKLIEPLRDLFKDEVRRIGRDMKMPEDILQRQPFPGPGLAVRILGEITPERVALLQEADDIVVTEIKAAGLYQQIWQSFAVLLPVKSVGVMGDQRTYAYTCAIRAVHSEDGMTADWVPLPYDVLKRISSRIVNEIRGINRVVYDITSKPPGTIEWE
- the nagA gene encoding N-acetylglucosamine-6-phosphate deacetylase, producing the protein MRRVITAEKLLTPDKTFSRPVVVIEDGAISSITSRADGAVAAGEVRDYPGTTLVPAYLDVHFHGSGGADVMDGSRESLTTIGRFLARYGVGSYLATTISAPVDTTLRSLRGLAKLIGSEIEGARPLGIHIEGPFISHAKRGAHAERDLQLPTLSLFNRMWEAAEGHIRLMTIAPELPGADEVMARGKELGVRISLGHSNAGTEDTLRGIRAGATSATHTFNAMRRFDHREPGMLGVVLDRPELFAEIISDGLHVHPTVVRMFWKEKGSERAILVTDAMSATGMPDGNYRLGELEVRVKDGKCIIGEDTLAGSTLTMDRAVRNFAEFTGADIGTAATLATRNPARMIGLDSQVGALEVGRAADLIVLSPKGEVIETILRGQPVAAA
- a CDS encoding alpha-galactosidase, which translates into the protein MYGKYAQLWRISDDFWDVWKKPDADASAFPQSLTGQFAKLAQWSAHVEPGHWPDADMLPLGYIGPKPGWGDPRHTRLTADEQQTLITLWSIARSPLILGANLTQMDTFTELLLTNPEVIAVDQHSSGNKPVIQTDSTVVWTAKGADGKQYVAAFNIGETEQALSYDWNELGLSVANHTLRDLWQKKDLGASTALKVTLAPHASALYVVQ